From a region of the Aeoliella mucimassa genome:
- a CDS encoding preprotein translocase subunit SecA encodes MSTIPQGLSRKIQAVAGGPTHRRLAKWASYVPAIGALEPALQELSAYDLRKESLSLRYRARSGEPLDRLLIEAFALVREAGRRTLGMRHFDVQLLGGAAVHHRSIAEMQTGEGKTLTATLPMYLAALEGKGAHLATVNDYLAKRDADLMKPIYEALGLSVGVIQGQQPQADRRKAYHCDVTYGTSNEMGFDFLRDRLLKRRIDEGHRDLFGEMLGGQASHNEKPVQRDLHYMLVDEADSILIDEARTPLIISALPGEDEKIAAEAYSWAAEVAPKFIEDEHYEYEHKEKRVDLVLEGRQLVRELPKPSATDKLPLSTIYEYIERAIKVGREMILDRHYVVRDGEIVIVDEFTGRLAEGRKWRAGIHQAIEAKEGVEVTFETNQAARITIQDLFLRYARLTGMTGTARSSARELRKIYKTYVVPIPTNRPPIRQQLPTQVYGTAEAKWHAIVDDVMAEHQKGRPVLVGTRSIDKSEILSRLLEAKGLVHTVLNARYIAREAEIVAEAGQHGKITVATNMAGRGTDIKLGPGVEEIGGLHVVCTELHESQRIDRQLIGRCGRQGDPGTYRQFLSLDDEILLLGFGPKKAKRLLELGARSEGALSGYEGAFRRAQQKVERKHFRDRKVMLYFEKERQKMQRQMSQDPYLDTAG; translated from the coding sequence GTGTCGACGATTCCACAAGGACTGTCCCGCAAGATTCAAGCCGTGGCTGGTGGGCCGACGCATCGCCGGCTCGCCAAGTGGGCATCCTACGTACCGGCCATCGGGGCGTTGGAACCTGCGTTGCAGGAACTCAGTGCTTACGATCTACGAAAAGAGAGTCTCTCGCTTCGCTATCGGGCGCGTAGTGGTGAGCCGCTCGATCGGTTATTGATCGAGGCTTTCGCACTGGTTCGCGAAGCGGGCCGGCGAACACTCGGCATGCGACACTTCGACGTTCAGCTGCTCGGCGGGGCCGCAGTGCATCATCGCTCGATTGCCGAAATGCAAACCGGTGAAGGTAAAACGCTTACTGCGACCCTACCGATGTATCTGGCCGCCTTGGAAGGCAAAGGGGCGCATCTGGCCACGGTCAACGATTACCTGGCCAAACGCGATGCCGATCTGATGAAGCCGATCTACGAGGCCCTTGGCTTGTCCGTAGGTGTGATACAAGGCCAACAGCCTCAGGCGGATCGTCGTAAGGCGTATCATTGCGACGTCACCTACGGAACGTCGAATGAGATGGGCTTCGACTTCCTGCGCGACCGCTTGCTGAAGCGACGGATCGACGAGGGGCATCGCGATCTGTTTGGCGAAATGCTTGGTGGTCAGGCGTCGCACAACGAGAAGCCAGTGCAACGCGACTTACACTACATGCTCGTCGACGAAGCGGATAGTATTCTCATCGACGAAGCCCGGACCCCGCTGATTATCAGTGCTCTGCCTGGCGAAGACGAGAAGATCGCTGCCGAAGCTTACTCGTGGGCGGCCGAAGTCGCTCCCAAGTTCATTGAGGACGAGCATTACGAGTATGAACACAAAGAGAAGCGAGTCGATCTGGTGTTGGAGGGACGACAACTCGTTCGCGAATTGCCCAAACCTTCGGCCACCGACAAATTGCCGCTCTCGACGATTTATGAATACATCGAACGAGCCATCAAGGTCGGCCGCGAGATGATCCTCGACCGGCACTACGTCGTGCGAGATGGCGAGATCGTGATTGTCGACGAGTTCACCGGGCGTCTAGCCGAAGGGCGTAAATGGCGAGCCGGCATTCACCAGGCGATCGAGGCCAAGGAAGGGGTCGAAGTGACGTTCGAAACCAATCAGGCCGCCCGCATCACGATTCAAGATCTCTTTCTGCGCTACGCCCGCCTTACTGGTATGACAGGCACCGCCCGGTCGAGCGCCCGCGAGTTGCGTAAGATCTACAAAACATACGTGGTGCCGATTCCGACAAACCGCCCCCCGATTCGCCAGCAATTGCCAACCCAGGTGTATGGAACCGCCGAGGCTAAATGGCACGCGATTGTCGACGACGTGATGGCCGAGCATCAAAAGGGTCGCCCGGTGCTCGTCGGTACCCGGTCGATCGATAAAAGCGAAATCCTCTCGCGTCTGTTGGAGGCCAAAGGCCTGGTGCACACCGTGCTCAACGCCCGGTACATCGCCCGCGAAGCCGAAATCGTTGCCGAAGCGGGGCAGCACGGAAAGATCACGGTAGCCACAAACATGGCGGGACGTGGTACCGACATCAAGCTTGGGCCTGGGGTCGAGGAAATCGGCGGCCTGCATGTGGTTTGTACCGAACTACACGAATCGCAACGTATCGACCGCCAGTTGATCGGTCGCTGCGGCCGCCAAGGCGATCCCGGCACCTATCGCCAGTTTCTTTCTCTCGACGACGAAATTCTGCTGCTCGGCTTTGGCCCCAAGAAAGCCAAACGGCTTCTGGAGCTAGGCGCCCGCTCCGAAGGTGCGCTGAGCGGTTACGAGGGTGCATTTCGCCGCGCCCAGCAAAAGGTCGAACGAAAGCACTTCCGCGACCGAAAAGTGATGCTGTATTTCGAGAAGGAACGCCAAAAAATGCAGCGTCAGATGAGTCAGGATCCCTATTTGGATACCGCTGGTTAG
- a CDS encoding IS630 family transposase, translating into MPKLNDEFCERMEDVLEQYEKPLDPNEPVVCLDEQPYQRVDDARPPEPAAPGKIAKQDYEYRRCGTCSVFVAVEPKAGKRFVQAKRHRKRADFARFVRDLLKRYPDAERVHLVMDNLNTHNEKSLIETFGEEAARPMLERIVWHFTPKHASWLNMAEIEISAIQRQCLGRRLASLDKVQSELSHCSRDRNRKKIKINWTFHRKDAKRVFPELYRK; encoded by the coding sequence GTGCCCAAGCTGAACGACGAGTTCTGTGAGCGGATGGAGGACGTCCTCGAGCAGTACGAGAAGCCGCTCGACCCGAACGAGCCGGTCGTCTGCCTCGACGAGCAGCCCTATCAGAGGGTCGACGACGCGCGGCCGCCCGAGCCCGCGGCACCCGGCAAGATCGCGAAGCAGGACTACGAGTACCGCCGCTGCGGAACCTGCAGCGTGTTCGTGGCGGTCGAGCCGAAGGCGGGCAAGCGATTCGTTCAGGCCAAGCGTCACCGCAAGCGAGCCGACTTCGCCCGGTTCGTCCGCGACCTCTTGAAGCGCTATCCCGACGCAGAGCGGGTTCATCTGGTGATGGACAACCTCAACACGCACAACGAGAAGTCGTTGATCGAAACCTTTGGCGAGGAGGCGGCTCGGCCAATGCTGGAGCGGATTGTGTGGCATTTTACCCCCAAGCATGCCAGTTGGCTCAACATGGCCGAGATCGAAATCTCGGCCATACAGCGACAATGCCTGGGACGTCGGTTGGCTTCGCTCGACAAGGTTCAAAGCGAACTCTCCCACTGTTCACGCGACCGCAATCGGAAGAAAATCAAAATCAATTGGACCTTCCATCGAAAAGACGCCAAACGCGTCTTCCCTGAACTCTATAGGAAATGA
- a CDS encoding helix-turn-helix domain-containing protein: MKKHIVCLDHQARGGLEQLARSGARAAQVVRRCQILLKSDSGCTDEEIAEHVGCTTRNVRAVRKRFCEEGVQRAVYDAPRSGRPPEFTKRQQQQVIALACSEPPEGRARWTLELLCEHAVKEGFVDSLSVTEVSLWLKEHDLKPWRKKLGACPS, translated from the coding sequence ATGAAAAAGCACATTGTTTGCCTGGACCACCAGGCCCGTGGAGGTTTGGAGCAGCTAGCACGCTCAGGCGCCCGCGCGGCGCAAGTGGTGCGTCGCTGCCAGATATTATTGAAATCGGACTCGGGATGCACCGACGAAGAGATCGCCGAGCATGTGGGCTGCACGACGCGCAACGTCCGAGCCGTCCGAAAGCGGTTCTGCGAAGAGGGCGTCCAGCGGGCGGTGTACGATGCGCCTCGCTCGGGCCGCCCCCCAGAGTTCACCAAGCGGCAGCAGCAACAGGTAATCGCCCTGGCGTGCAGCGAGCCGCCCGAGGGACGGGCTCGCTGGACGCTGGAATTGTTGTGCGAGCACGCGGTGAAGGAAGGCTTCGTCGATTCGCTCAGCGTGACGGAGGTCTCGCTGTGGCTCAAGGAACACGACCTGAAGCCGTGGCGAAAAAAACTTGGTGCGTGCCCAAGCTGA
- a CDS encoding HEAT repeat domain-containing protein gives MAMRITGYLVLIFAALLAPVHATEVTDAIEIVRTASPTTATSDEIRAAWKTLADAEVDEIPTMLRGMGSANPAVENWLRTAVDAVFERALASKSELPKAALVDLLADTQAAPRGRRTAYELLEQIDPPKAQELLVNMMEDPSLEIRYDSVAANLELADAAEGEAKQQQLHRILGSARDLEQIEQCITSLEEFGEEIDLAAHLGYIKSWRLCGVFDNSSQGGFAVVYPPEQTIDFAASYEGKEETAQWQSESISTDDSMGKVDLNDLIGPEKGAAAYAYTEIEVAEMTPIQVRYISPNATKLWVNGQLVASNEVYHGGTAIDQYIVDVTLQAGVNKLLIKVCQNEQTDAWAQVWEFQLRLTDQLGGAIDFTPIKQ, from the coding sequence ATGGCTATGCGCATCACCGGATATCTGGTTTTGATCTTTGCCGCGTTGCTCGCTCCGGTGCATGCCACCGAGGTGACCGACGCGATTGAGATTGTACGAACCGCTTCGCCGACCACCGCTACGAGCGACGAGATACGCGCCGCCTGGAAAACTCTGGCCGATGCCGAAGTGGATGAGATTCCCACCATGCTTCGCGGCATGGGTAGCGCAAATCCAGCAGTCGAAAACTGGTTGCGAACTGCGGTCGATGCGGTGTTCGAACGAGCCTTGGCATCCAAATCCGAACTACCGAAGGCTGCCCTGGTCGACTTGCTCGCAGACACGCAGGCCGCGCCGCGTGGGCGTCGGACAGCTTACGAGTTGCTGGAGCAGATCGACCCACCCAAAGCTCAAGAGTTGCTCGTGAACATGATGGAAGACCCCAGCCTGGAGATTCGCTACGACTCAGTAGCCGCCAATCTGGAACTCGCCGATGCCGCCGAAGGCGAGGCGAAACAACAGCAGCTTCACAGAATACTCGGTTCAGCTCGCGACCTCGAACAGATCGAGCAATGCATCACCTCCCTGGAGGAGTTCGGCGAAGAAATTGATCTGGCTGCGCATCTAGGCTACATCAAGTCGTGGCGACTCTGCGGGGTATTCGACAACAGTTCTCAGGGGGGATTCGCTGTGGTTTATCCTCCCGAGCAGACGATTGATTTCGCCGCGAGTTACGAGGGCAAAGAAGAGACCGCCCAATGGCAAAGCGAGTCGATCTCTACCGACGACAGCATGGGCAAAGTCGATCTCAACGATCTGATCGGCCCCGAAAAGGGGGCGGCTGCTTACGCTTATACCGAAATCGAAGTTGCCGAAATGACTCCGATTCAAGTGCGTTACATCAGCCCGAATGCCACCAAGCTGTGGGTGAACGGTCAACTGGTTGCTTCGAACGAAGTCTACCACGGCGGCACTGCCATCGATCAGTACATCGTGGATGTCACGCTCCAAGCGGGCGTGAACAAGCTGTTGATCAAAGTTTGCCAAAACGAACAAACCGACGCCTGGGCGCAAGTGTGGGAGTTTCAACTTCGCCTGACCGACCAACTGGGCGGCGCCATCGACTTCACCCCGATTAAGCAATAA
- a CDS encoding outer membrane protein assembly factor BamB family protein: MSLRIFLIAWMCASMASAAEWSGFRGPQGSSTASDSTTLPDSFDTESGENIAWRCKLPGRGVSGPVVANGKVLVTASSGKERNRLHVAAIDEQTGTLLWHRQFWSTGRNHCHPSSANAAPTPATDGERLYAFYSSNDLACFDLEGNMLWFRGLTLDHPGVGNDVGMASSPVVTGDVVVVQCECQANSFVAAYDRLTGEEKWSLERPPSPNWASPVALEIETPGEGKVPAVVLQCGRNLAAYRADNGAMLWDVKISCGAIPSASGRDGVLYVPTNRGIAAVATKVDQPGDRILWTEDNLKCGNPSPIVTSDALLVVNSAGVLTSASLEDGSTDWKKRLGGRYWATPVVAGNRLYAMTDTGEAIIFDLDNEKVLAKCSLGADEQVSGSPAVVDGALFVRSHDYLWKIAQNSSE; encoded by the coding sequence ATGAGCCTAAGAATCTTCTTGATTGCCTGGATGTGTGCCTCGATGGCTTCGGCTGCCGAATGGAGTGGGTTTCGTGGCCCGCAAGGCAGCAGTACCGCCAGCGACAGTACGACTTTGCCCGATAGTTTCGATACCGAGTCGGGAGAGAACATCGCCTGGCGTTGCAAACTGCCAGGACGCGGGGTCAGCGGTCCCGTGGTTGCTAACGGTAAAGTACTCGTCACCGCTTCGAGTGGCAAAGAACGTAACCGACTGCATGTAGCAGCGATTGATGAGCAAACCGGCACCCTGTTGTGGCATCGCCAATTTTGGTCGACCGGGCGCAACCATTGCCATCCATCGTCGGCCAACGCGGCGCCGACTCCCGCGACCGATGGCGAGCGGCTGTATGCGTTTTACTCGTCTAACGATTTGGCGTGTTTCGATCTCGAAGGAAACATGCTCTGGTTCCGTGGACTAACGCTCGATCACCCTGGAGTCGGCAACGATGTCGGCATGGCTTCGTCGCCGGTAGTTACGGGCGATGTCGTGGTGGTGCAGTGTGAGTGTCAGGCGAACTCGTTTGTGGCGGCCTACGACCGCCTGACCGGCGAAGAAAAATGGAGCCTCGAGCGTCCCCCATCTCCGAACTGGGCTTCGCCAGTCGCACTGGAAATCGAAACCCCCGGCGAGGGCAAAGTGCCCGCCGTCGTGCTGCAGTGCGGCCGCAATCTTGCCGCCTACCGTGCTGATAATGGGGCGATGTTGTGGGACGTGAAGATTTCGTGCGGCGCGATTCCTTCCGCCTCGGGACGCGACGGAGTGCTGTATGTTCCCACGAATCGCGGCATCGCAGCCGTGGCGACCAAAGTCGATCAGCCTGGCGACCGCATCCTCTGGACGGAAGATAACCTAAAATGCGGCAATCCCAGCCCCATTGTTACCAGCGACGCACTGCTGGTGGTTAACAGTGCCGGAGTACTGACGAGTGCATCGCTCGAAGATGGCTCGACCGATTGGAAAAAACGCCTCGGTGGTCGATACTGGGCGACTCCCGTGGTTGCCGGCAACCGATTGTATGCGATGACCGACACCGGCGAGGCCATTATTTTCGACCTGGACAACGAGAAAGTGCTCGCGAAATGTTCGCTCGGCGCAGACGAACAAGTTTCGGGCTCGCCGGCCGTTGTCGATGGGGCTTTGTTTGTTCGTAGCCACGACTACCTTTGGAAGATTGCCCAGAACTCTTCGGAGTAG
- the aroA gene encoding 3-phosphoshikimate 1-carboxyvinyltransferase has translation MSDSITIAPAVGPLQAEVRPPGSKSITNRALVCAALAKGASTLTGALVSDDTQVMIESLGRLGISVALSDNGTTLRVDGSGGKIPAAEAELFIGNSGTTIRFLTAMVSLGQGTYRLDGVPRMRERPIGDLVNALAQLRVEASCESPGGCPPVLVKATGLPGGSASVRGNISSQYLSGLLMAIPSAAGPVELAIQGELVSQPYVQMTLEVMRSFGVELTAREDLSQFTSPGGQIYQACDYAIEPDASAASYFWAAAAIVGGSVTVAGLSTESLQGDVAIVDLLEQMGCQVDRHSDRITVTGGKLKGISANMNAVSDMVQTIAAVALFAEGPTEITGVAHNRHKETDRIGALATELRKLGAEVDELEDGLRITPGPLRPASVETYDDHRMAMSLSLVGLKQPGIEILDPGCTSKTYPEFFDDMKKATSRS, from the coding sequence ATGTCCGATTCCATCACCATCGCCCCCGCGGTCGGCCCGCTACAGGCCGAAGTTCGTCCTCCTGGTTCCAAGAGTATCACCAACCGAGCCTTGGTCTGTGCTGCGCTTGCTAAAGGTGCTTCGACCCTGACCGGTGCACTGGTGAGTGACGACACCCAGGTGATGATCGAATCACTTGGGCGGTTAGGTATTTCCGTTGCCCTTTCCGACAACGGCACCACCCTGCGGGTCGATGGAAGCGGCGGCAAGATTCCCGCCGCAGAAGCGGAGCTGTTTATCGGCAACAGCGGAACCACCATTCGGTTTCTTACCGCCATGGTGTCGCTCGGTCAGGGAACCTATCGCCTGGATGGAGTTCCTCGGATGCGCGAGCGCCCGATCGGCGACCTGGTGAACGCCCTCGCCCAGCTTAGAGTCGAAGCCAGTTGCGAGTCGCCCGGCGGTTGCCCCCCGGTGTTGGTAAAGGCAACCGGTCTACCGGGAGGTTCCGCGTCGGTCCGCGGCAATATTTCGAGCCAGTATCTCAGCGGTTTGTTGATGGCCATTCCCTCGGCCGCTGGCCCCGTGGAACTAGCGATTCAAGGCGAGCTCGTCTCGCAACCCTACGTGCAGATGACTTTGGAAGTGATGCGTTCGTTTGGTGTCGAACTCACTGCGCGGGAAGATCTATCGCAGTTCACCTCGCCTGGTGGGCAGATCTATCAAGCATGCGATTATGCCATCGAGCCCGACGCATCGGCTGCTAGTTACTTCTGGGCCGCCGCAGCGATTGTCGGCGGATCGGTCACTGTGGCCGGACTCTCCACCGAAAGCTTGCAAGGCGATGTTGCCATTGTCGACTTGCTCGAACAGATGGGCTGCCAGGTCGATCGGCACTCCGACCGAATCACCGTGACCGGTGGCAAGCTAAAAGGTATCTCGGCCAATATGAATGCCGTGAGTGATATGGTGCAGACCATCGCTGCAGTCGCCTTGTTTGCCGAAGGCCCCACCGAGATCACTGGTGTTGCCCACAATCGGCACAAGGAAACCGATCGCATCGGCGCTCTAGCCACGGAGCTTCGCAAGCTGGGAGCCGAAGTCGACGAACTGGAAGATGGACTCCGCATCACGCCCGGCCCGCTACGCCCCGCCAGTGTGGAGACCTATGATGATCACCGGATGGCGATGAGTTTGTCGCTGGTCGGTCTCAAACAACCTGGGATCGAGATTCTTGATCCCGGCTGCACGTCGAAAACGTATCCAGAGTTCTTCGACGACATGAAAAAAGCGACCAGCCGTAGCTAG
- a CDS encoding response regulator: MPNSTYFVQECSTCGRKLQVRIEYLGKNVVCQHCGAKFAAVDHSTGDLHDDTSMSVLQRADELIRQSGICLARAAENQTIG, encoded by the coding sequence ATGCCCAACAGCACGTACTTCGTACAGGAGTGCTCAACTTGCGGGAGAAAACTGCAAGTCAGAATCGAGTACCTTGGAAAGAATGTTGTTTGTCAGCATTGCGGGGCTAAGTTCGCGGCCGTAGATCATTCGACGGGTGATCTGCACGACGACACGAGCATGTCGGTACTTCAACGTGCCGACGAGTTGATTCGCCAAAGCGGCATCTGCCTAGCGCGTGCCGCCGAGAATCAAACGATTGGTTGA
- a CDS encoding ABC transporter ATP-binding protein: MASIVTFQAVGRDYGTKRAVDDLNLDLQTGELFALLGHNGAGKTTTIKMLVGLLRPQTGTVTVGGYDLVKDTRDAVSLLGYVPDQPYLYDKLSGREFLDFIAGMYGYDAKQSRTLIEREIERFGLASFVDDLCESYSHGMKQRTVFAAAMLHNPSVLVIDEPLVGLDPQSIRLVKDLLRTEVSQGLCVFMSTHTLAAAEEIADRIGVMRQSKLLFTGTVDELRDQVPSEQKSLESLYLHLMNSTDDQPFGKSTDAAAEPGENI, from the coding sequence ATGGCCTCTATTGTAACATTCCAAGCCGTCGGGCGTGACTACGGAACAAAGCGAGCGGTCGACGACCTGAATCTCGATCTGCAAACAGGAGAGCTGTTTGCGCTGCTCGGCCATAACGGTGCCGGCAAGACCACCACGATCAAAATGCTGGTTGGCCTGCTGCGTCCGCAAACCGGCACCGTGACCGTCGGCGGGTACGACTTGGTGAAAGACACTCGTGACGCAGTGAGTTTGCTCGGTTACGTTCCCGATCAGCCTTACTTGTACGACAAGCTGTCGGGTCGAGAGTTCCTGGATTTCATCGCCGGCATGTACGGCTACGATGCTAAGCAATCGCGGACGTTGATCGAACGCGAGATCGAGCGATTTGGCCTCGCCAGTTTTGTCGACGACTTATGCGAGAGCTATTCGCATGGCATGAAGCAGCGGACCGTTTTTGCCGCAGCCATGCTTCATAATCCCAGCGTGCTGGTGATCGACGAACCGCTCGTAGGACTCGACCCGCAAAGCATCCGGTTAGTGAAAGACCTGCTTCGCACCGAAGTTTCGCAAGGACTCTGCGTGTTCATGTCGACCCACACCCTTGCAGCCGCGGAGGAAATTGCCGACCGCATCGGTGTGATGCGGCAAAGCAAACTGTTGTTCACTGGTACCGTCGACGAACTTCGCGACCAGGTGCCAAGCGAGCAGAAATCGCTGGAATCGCTCTACTTGCATTTGATGAACAGCACCGACGACCAACCATTCGGAAAGTCGACGGACGCGGCCGCTGAGCCAGGGGAGAATATCTGA
- a CDS encoding putative ABC transporter permease subunit codes for MDTGDPALMLPNHTVSDEREAQLFWRMRIRMFRSTMLKLYRSARLRSSLVVALSILFWSGLFVLFYEAFVFVRDNVGGAGDPYHAQTFKLVFHLFFASLNVMLVFSSGIILYGMLFRSPETKLLLTMPARDERITLHKFQEALTYSCWGFILLASPMMLAYGIVMHVPWYYYALMVPMMVSFVYIPCSVGAICCLLLVSKFPKLKVAIVASVAMASVLLAARAVWTTVNAPQIQLFGNEWFQQTLHRFRFTQLEWLPSSWLSNGLLEAGRRQPITAETTGFDLPIVQSCLYLSVLIMNAMVCHLLVIKAGKAWLRSAYSTIECTPKQKRQIRVALTDQILNALLIWFPQPVRLLLIKDWRLLRRDPLQWSQFLIFFGLLGLYFLNLDRFRSQGNDISYISWVNMVSFLNLAVVGLILSTFTTRFIFPMISLEGQRFWVLGLLPLPRETILWSKFVFASLGSWLPCGLLILASDLMLQIEALVVGVHQFTCLLLCLGLAAIAVGLGAIMPDFHESSPSKIAAGFGGTLNLVLSAVYIILIVVCTALPCHFYLIAGRGKFGETFLHPDQWRHWLLWGTGAAVVIAGVATVVPLAMGLRAFRKLELE; via the coding sequence ATGGACACCGGTGATCCGGCCCTGATGCTCCCCAATCATACCGTCTCCGACGAACGCGAAGCGCAGCTGTTCTGGCGTATGCGGATTCGGATGTTTCGCTCCACGATGCTCAAACTTTACCGCTCCGCCCGCCTGCGCAGCTCGCTGGTGGTTGCCTTGAGCATTCTGTTTTGGAGCGGTTTGTTCGTCCTGTTCTACGAAGCATTTGTATTTGTTCGCGACAATGTCGGCGGGGCGGGCGACCCGTATCACGCGCAGACATTCAAATTGGTGTTTCACCTGTTCTTCGCTTCGCTGAATGTGATGCTCGTGTTTTCGTCGGGCATCATCTTGTATGGCATGCTGTTCCGCTCACCGGAGACCAAGCTGCTGCTCACGATGCCAGCCCGCGACGAGCGGATAACGTTGCATAAGTTTCAAGAAGCGCTTACCTACAGTTGTTGGGGTTTCATCTTGCTGGCCAGCCCGATGATGCTGGCCTACGGAATCGTCATGCATGTACCTTGGTACTACTACGCGTTGATGGTTCCGATGATGGTGTCGTTTGTGTACATCCCCTGCAGCGTGGGGGCGATTTGCTGCCTGCTGCTGGTGAGCAAGTTTCCTAAACTCAAGGTGGCCATCGTCGCCAGCGTTGCGATGGCCAGCGTGCTGCTGGCCGCCCGGGCGGTTTGGACCACGGTTAACGCTCCTCAGATTCAGCTTTTTGGCAACGAGTGGTTTCAGCAGACCCTGCATCGGTTTCGTTTTACCCAGCTCGAGTGGCTCCCCAGTTCGTGGTTGAGCAATGGTTTGCTCGAAGCGGGGCGTCGGCAACCAATCACGGCCGAGACCACTGGTTTCGATCTGCCGATCGTGCAGAGCTGTTTGTATCTGTCGGTGCTCATCATGAATGCCATGGTGTGTCATCTGCTGGTGATCAAAGCGGGTAAGGCCTGGCTTCGCAGTGCGTACAGCACCATTGAATGCACTCCCAAGCAAAAACGGCAAATCCGCGTTGCTCTGACCGATCAGATTCTCAATGCATTGCTCATCTGGTTTCCGCAACCGGTGCGATTGCTGTTGATCAAAGACTGGCGTCTGCTGCGGCGCGATCCATTGCAGTGGTCGCAGTTCTTGATCTTCTTTGGCCTGCTGGGGTTGTACTTTCTGAATCTCGACCGCTTCCGGTCGCAAGGCAACGATATCAGTTACATTTCGTGGGTGAATATGGTCAGCTTCCTGAACCTGGCGGTCGTGGGGCTGATTCTGTCGACCTTCACCACGCGGTTTATCTTTCCCATGATCAGCCTCGAGGGGCAACGCTTCTGGGTGTTGGGATTGCTGCCGTTGCCGCGCGAAACGATCTTGTGGAGCAAGTTTGTGTTCGCCAGTCTCGGTTCTTGGTTGCCTTGTGGTTTGCTGATTCTGGCGAGTGACTTGATGCTTCAAATCGAGGCCCTCGTCGTGGGTGTCCACCAATTCACCTGCTTACTTCTTTGTTTAGGACTGGCGGCGATTGCCGTGGGGTTGGGGGCCATCATGCCCGACTTCCACGAGTCGTCTCCATCGAAAATCGCCGCTGGTTTCGGCGGTACATTGAACCTGGTGTTAAGTGCGGTGTATATCATCCTGATCGTGGTTTGCACCGCCCTGCCCTGCCATTTCTACCTGATTGCCGGACGGGGCAAGTTTGGCGAGACCTTCCTGCACCCCGACCAATGGCGTCATTGGCTGTTGTGGGGAACCGGTGCTGCGGTGGTGATTGCTGGCGTTGCGACCGTGGTTCCCCTTGCGATGGGACTTCGGGCTTTCCGCAAACTCGAGCTGGAATAG
- a CDS encoding menaquinone biosynthetic enzyme MqnA/MqnD family protein, with protein MSTPTDSETVLRIGAVKYLNSKPLVHGLSEALPTADVIYDLPSRLADQLKAGTIHVALVPIVEYLRQPKFRLVSNACVGCRGPVLSVKVYFRTAPEQVKTLALDEGSRTSAALAQVLLYQHAGVRPQLQPLPIGDRLEDSSADAVLLIGDRAMYPPSQEFHAVWDLGEQWCQQTGLPFVFAAWVAGPEMPYDVGRLATVLEQVRDQGLAAVDTIATRESTKLGIERELAYHYLSENLHFRMGPAEQQGIEQYARRCVELKLIDEPVPPHRFRYHSEYDDCTTH; from the coding sequence ATGAGTACGCCAACGGACAGCGAAACGGTACTACGGATTGGAGCGGTCAAGTACCTGAACTCCAAGCCGTTGGTTCATGGACTGTCCGAAGCCCTCCCCACGGCCGATGTCATCTACGACCTGCCGAGCCGCTTGGCCGACCAGCTCAAGGCTGGCACGATTCACGTCGCGTTGGTGCCGATTGTCGAGTACCTGCGGCAACCGAAGTTCCGCCTGGTGTCGAACGCTTGTGTCGGCTGTCGCGGCCCGGTGCTGAGCGTGAAAGTCTACTTCCGTACCGCTCCCGAGCAGGTCAAAACTCTGGCCCTCGATGAGGGATCGCGGACGAGCGCGGCCTTGGCCCAGGTGCTGCTTTACCAACACGCCGGAGTACGTCCGCAGCTTCAGCCGCTTCCGATCGGCGACCGCCTGGAGGACTCCTCGGCCGACGCAGTGCTGCTGATCGGCGATCGAGCGATGTATCCCCCATCACAGGAATTTCACGCGGTCTGGGACCTTGGCGAGCAGTGGTGCCAGCAGACTGGGCTGCCATTCGTATTTGCCGCCTGGGTCGCCGGTCCTGAGATGCCTTATGATGTGGGGCGTTTGGCCACGGTGCTCGAGCAAGTTCGCGACCAGGGCCTGGCGGCCGTCGACACGATTGCCACCCGCGAATCCACCAAGCTCGGCATCGAGCGAGAATTAGCGTACCATTACCTGTCGGAGAACTTGCACTTTCGCATGGGACCTGCCGAGCAACAAGGCATCGAGCAGTACGCCCGGCGGTGTGTCGAGTTGAAGTTGATCGACGAACCGGTTCCACCCCATCGTTTCCGTTACCATAGCGAATATGATGATTGCACAACCCACTGA